A genomic window from Chitinophaga pollutisoli includes:
- a CDS encoding ABC transporter permease subunit, producing the protein MEKSSIFIHKKLFARQQAPASPFRVIVRKEVGDHIRSWRFIVMLLLILFTFIGAMYVSLSNIRQAVANSSDPDHLFVYLKLLTTSDNSLPTFHIFISFLGPLLGIALGFDAVNAERSNGTLIRLVAQPVYRDNLLLAKFYGALLVVGVLFLSLVLLMIGGGLLFTGVPIEWAECLRMMAFVVLSVVYVGFWLSLAICLSVLFRYAATSALTAIGIWLFFTVFYQIIVNMIMRSIVPDTAYLPEESVISFNNLFLSLLRIAPSQLYTDAATTLLMPSVRSLGPLTMEQMAGAIPAPLPFRESLMIVWPQLTGLIAATTACFALSYWLFMRKEIRT; encoded by the coding sequence ATGGAAAAGTCCAGCATATTTATCCATAAAAAACTGTTTGCCCGGCAACAAGCGCCGGCCAGCCCTTTCCGGGTGATCGTGCGGAAAGAGGTGGGCGATCATATCCGCAGCTGGCGTTTTATCGTCATGCTGTTGCTGATCCTGTTCACCTTTATCGGTGCGATGTATGTTTCATTGTCCAATATCCGGCAGGCAGTGGCCAATTCCAGCGATCCCGACCACCTGTTCGTATACCTGAAATTGCTGACCACGTCCGACAATTCGTTACCGACTTTCCATATTTTCATCAGTTTCCTCGGGCCTTTGCTCGGTATCGCGCTGGGCTTCGACGCGGTGAATGCGGAGCGGAGCAATGGAACGCTTATCCGCCTGGTAGCCCAACCGGTGTACCGTGATAACCTGTTACTGGCGAAGTTCTACGGTGCCTTGCTGGTGGTGGGCGTTTTATTCCTGTCGCTGGTGCTGCTGATGATTGGCGGCGGGCTGCTGTTTACAGGTGTGCCGATCGAATGGGCGGAGTGCTTGCGGATGATGGCTTTTGTGGTGCTGAGTGTTGTATATGTAGGTTTCTGGCTGAGCCTGGCTATTTGCCTGTCGGTATTGTTCCGATACGCGGCTACTTCGGCGCTTACCGCCATCGGGATATGGTTATTTTTCACGGTGTTCTACCAGATCATCGTAAACATGATCATGCGCTCGATCGTGCCGGACACGGCTTATTTGCCGGAGGAAAGCGTGATCTCGTTCAACAATCTGTTCCTTTCGCTGTTGCGGATCGCGCCCAGCCAGTTATATACGGACGCCGCCACTACACTGCTCATGCCTTCCGTGCGCAGCCTGGGGCCGCTCACGATGGAGCAGATGGCGGGGGCCATTCCCGCGCCCTTGCCGTTCAGGGAAAGCCTCATGATCGTATGGCCGCAGCTGACGGGATTGATCGCGGCTACCACGGCATGTTTCGCGTTGTCGTACTGGTTGTTTATGAGAAAGGAGATCAGAACCTGA
- a CDS encoding DEAD/DEAH box helicase, with product MKFEQYRISEELKRSLEDLGFKKPTDIQYKAIPSILKGDDVLAIAQTGTGKTAAFAIPVLQLMQQRHRSKRTRGEVKCLVMVPTRELALQIAEVFKQLGKYTPVDILGLVGGVDAEAQIRKLDKGVDILIATPGRMFDLRAQGHLDLSHVQTLILDEADHMLDLGFIRDIRDVIKHIPSNHQTLFFSATIDEHIKDLAYSVVRNPIRIQISPEDPVSKNISHAVAYVGMDDKRFFLERLVREFPDKKILVFVRTKVRAERVVAAMERVGIQSLAMHGGKEQGDRLAVMTEFRKGENKLLITTDVNARGIDIPNVDYVVNYDLPEDPESYVHRIGRTGRGTQKGQAISFCSPEEKPLLDAIHEYIGKPVKEMTISKNEYEATIQFSEEVPNENVQLLIEQHEAAMKAAKKKKKKK from the coding sequence ATGAAATTCGAACAATACCGCATCTCCGAAGAGCTGAAGCGGAGCCTGGAAGACCTGGGCTTCAAAAAGCCGACAGATATTCAATATAAAGCCATCCCCTCTATCCTGAAGGGCGATGATGTACTCGCCATCGCACAAACCGGTACAGGCAAGACGGCCGCCTTCGCCATTCCCGTATTACAGCTCATGCAACAGCGGCACCGTTCGAAACGCACCCGCGGTGAAGTGAAATGCCTCGTAATGGTACCCACCCGCGAGCTCGCCCTTCAAATTGCAGAAGTCTTCAAACAACTCGGGAAATATACACCGGTAGACATCCTCGGCCTTGTAGGTGGCGTAGATGCGGAAGCCCAGATCAGGAAGCTGGATAAAGGTGTAGACATCCTCATCGCCACTCCCGGCAGGATGTTCGACCTCCGCGCCCAGGGGCACCTCGACCTCTCCCACGTGCAAACCCTCATCCTCGACGAAGCCGATCACATGCTCGACCTAGGCTTCATCCGCGATATCCGCGACGTGATCAAACACATCCCGTCCAACCACCAGACGCTGTTCTTCTCCGCCACCATCGACGAACATATCAAAGACCTTGCTTACTCCGTGGTCCGCAATCCTATCCGTATCCAGATTTCGCCGGAAGACCCCGTGTCCAAAAACATCAGTCATGCCGTGGCGTATGTGGGTATGGATGATAAACGCTTTTTCCTTGAACGCCTCGTGCGCGAGTTCCCCGATAAAAAGATCCTGGTGTTCGTTCGCACGAAAGTAAGGGCGGAACGCGTTGTGGCGGCCATGGAGCGCGTCGGCATCCAGAGCCTCGCCATGCATGGCGGCAAAGAACAAGGCGACCGCCTAGCCGTGATGACCGAGTTCCGCAAGGGCGAAAACAAGCTCCTCATAACCACCGACGTCAACGCCCGCGGGATCGATATCCCGAACGTGGACTATGTTGTGAATTACGACCTGCCGGAAGACCCTGAAAGCTATGTCCACCGCATCGGCCGCACGGGCCGCGGCACGCAGAAAGGCCAGGCCATCAGCTTCTGCAGCCCGGAAGAAAAACCCCTGCTCGACGCCATCCATGAATACATCGGCAAGCCCGTGAAGGAAATGACCATCTCCAAAAACGAATACGAAGCCACCATCCAGTTTTCAGAAGAAGTTCCCAACGAAAACGTGCAGCTGCTCATCGAACAGCACGAAGCCGCGATGAAGGCCGCAAAAAAGAAGAAGAAAAAGAAGTAA
- a CDS encoding 5' nucleotidase, NT5C type, whose product MAKKRIAIDMDGVMADLTQHYCDWYFERTGERVTKEQLNGVPETTGFPQEGIVHHFLHTPGFFRTAPVMEGSQRVILDLMERYEVFIVSAAVEFPQSLAEKIDWLKEHFPFISWKNIVFCGLKTIVNADFMIDDYDKNLRYFEGERLLFTAPHNVHYEDYNRYDTWEDVAKFFAAQPEPAVPHIA is encoded by the coding sequence ATGGCAAAGAAACGCATAGCAATTGACATGGATGGAGTGATGGCTGACCTGACTCAGCATTATTGCGACTGGTACTTCGAGCGCACGGGCGAGCGGGTAACCAAGGAGCAGCTGAACGGGGTGCCGGAAACAACAGGCTTCCCGCAGGAGGGGATTGTCCATCATTTCCTGCATACGCCTGGTTTTTTCCGTACTGCGCCGGTGATGGAAGGCAGCCAGCGGGTAATCCTGGATTTAATGGAGCGGTACGAAGTTTTCATCGTATCGGCGGCCGTGGAGTTCCCACAATCGCTGGCGGAAAAAATTGACTGGCTGAAAGAACATTTTCCTTTTATCAGCTGGAAAAATATCGTATTCTGTGGTCTCAAAACCATCGTGAACGCCGATTTTATGATCGACGATTACGACAAAAACCTCCGGTACTTCGAAGGCGAGCGCCTGCTGTTTACCGCTCCCCACAACGTACATTACGAAGATTACAACCGTTACGACACCTGGGAAGATGTGGCGAAGTTTTTTGCCGCGCAACCCGAACCGGCGGTTCCTCACATCGCTTAA
- a CDS encoding NEW3 domain-containing protein, giving the protein MSAHFNYLRALCIVVCCISFVATGAHAQKNAGRSAFTARLVNIESTLKEPFRFNATLHNGSGRTQLYEFQALAPAGWNTVFRTEGSQVAGLRLDSGRTQEISVELSAPPLAKPGKFKVPVIALSAGDTLRLELEAVVKGSHSLELSTPTGRLSDDITEGSKKQIQLTVKNTGTLPLEGLELTSQAPANWSASFEPSRIDRLEPGKTQQVTATLSVPDKTIAGDYVTNFTARNEHANSAAAFRMTVKTSLLSGWLGILVILCSAGIVYYLIRKYGRR; this is encoded by the coding sequence ATGTCAGCGCATTTCAATTACCTGCGGGCTTTATGTATTGTAGTATGCTGTATTTCTTTTGTTGCAACCGGTGCACATGCACAGAAAAACGCTGGCCGGTCGGCCTTCACGGCCAGGTTGGTGAACATCGAATCCACGCTGAAGGAACCCTTCCGCTTCAACGCCACGTTGCATAACGGTAGCGGGCGCACGCAATTGTATGAATTTCAGGCATTGGCCCCCGCGGGCTGGAATACGGTTTTCAGGACCGAAGGCAGCCAGGTGGCCGGGCTCCGGCTGGACTCCGGGCGCACCCAGGAAATCTCCGTGGAACTTTCTGCCCCGCCATTGGCCAAACCGGGCAAGTTCAAAGTGCCGGTTATCGCACTCAGCGCGGGCGATACGCTGCGGCTGGAGCTGGAAGCCGTTGTGAAAGGCAGCCATAGCCTCGAATTGTCTACACCTACCGGCCGCCTCAGCGACGACATCACCGAAGGGTCGAAGAAACAAATCCAGCTGACGGTAAAAAATACCGGCACCCTGCCGCTGGAAGGCCTGGAACTGACTTCCCAGGCTCCCGCGAACTGGAGCGCGTCATTCGAACCTTCCCGGATCGACAGGCTTGAACCAGGGAAAACACAGCAGGTGACGGCTACACTGAGCGTTCCGGATAAAACCATCGCCGGAGATTATGTTACCAATTTTACCGCCAGGAATGAGCACGCCAATTCCGCCGCCGCATTCCGCATGACAGTTAAGACCTCGCTGCTTTCCGGCTGGCTGGGCATCCTGGTGATCCTCTGCTCGGCAGGCATCGTGTATTACCTCATTCGTAAATATGGAAGAAGATAA
- a CDS encoding ABC transporter ATP-binding protein — MDHPIIQLEGLTKRYGRVKAVDNLSLQIGKGEIFGLIGPNGAGKTTTILMLLGLTEPSAGKAMVCGIDATRHPIPVKRKVGYLPDSVGFYDNLTALENLQFIGRLNGIPEHAIAARARKTLELVGLEKEMHKKTSAFSRGMKQRLGLADLLVREPEVMILDEPTLGIDPAGIREFLELIRQLSRQQGLTVLLSSHHLHQMQQICDRVGIFVEGRLLVEGNIDTISSRLFGKEPYVVTVTVREDLAVHPALEQQLRSIQGVQDVKVAGHAVELSCRTEITPDAVRLMVQEGLSITAVQRKAYGLDEIYQRYFESNPKMSETHGKVQHIYP, encoded by the coding sequence ATGGACCATCCGATAATTCAACTGGAAGGATTGACCAAACGCTACGGCCGCGTGAAAGCGGTGGACAATCTCTCGCTGCAGATCGGGAAGGGTGAGATATTCGGCCTGATCGGACCGAACGGCGCGGGGAAAACCACCACGATCCTCATGTTGCTGGGTCTGACGGAACCTTCGGCCGGCAAGGCTATGGTCTGCGGCATCGATGCCACCCGGCATCCGATCCCGGTCAAGCGCAAAGTGGGCTACCTGCCCGACAGCGTGGGGTTCTACGATAATCTCACCGCATTGGAAAACCTGCAATTCATCGGCCGGCTGAACGGTATCCCGGAACATGCCATCGCTGCCCGCGCGCGGAAGACGCTGGAACTCGTGGGGCTCGAAAAAGAAATGCATAAAAAAACCAGTGCCTTCTCCCGCGGGATGAAGCAGCGGCTGGGTTTGGCGGACCTGTTGGTCAGGGAACCTGAAGTCATGATTCTCGATGAGCCCACGCTGGGCATCGATCCGGCCGGTATCCGCGAGTTCCTCGAACTGATCCGGCAACTCAGCCGGCAACAGGGTCTGACCGTGCTGCTGTCGTCCCATCACCTGCACCAGATGCAACAGATCTGCGACCGGGTGGGCATTTTCGTGGAAGGGCGGCTCCTGGTGGAGGGGAATATCGACACGATCTCCAGCCGGTTGTTCGGGAAGGAGCCGTATGTGGTGACGGTGACGGTCCGGGAGGATTTGGCGGTGCACCCGGCTCTGGAGCAACAGTTGCGGAGCATCCAGGGAGTGCAGGACGTGAAAGTTGCGGGCCATGCGGTGGAGTTGTCGTGCCGGACGGAGATTACGCCGGACGCGGTGCGGCTCATGGTGCAGGAAGGGCTGAGCATCACGGCGGTGCAGCGCAAAGCCTATGGCCTGGATGAGATCTACCAGCGTTATTTTGAAAGCAATCCAAAAATGAGTGAAACACATGGAAAAGTCCAGCATATTTATCCATAA
- a CDS encoding DUF1080 domain-containing protein, with translation MKKLWIGLLACIALTASSPAPGDGEWISLFNGKNLKNWTVKIHHHPVGKNFGNTFRVKDGVIQVRYDQYGDFNEQYGHLYYNTPFSHYHLQMEYRFTGEWEKTAPSYTILNSGVMFHSQDPRTMPVEQDWPISVEMQFLAGLGDGQPRPTGNMCSPGTNIVYQGKFNTQHCINSSSKTYEKGEWVKAELIVYGDSLIQHIINGDTVLQYSKPSIGGEVANRYDPAQKIDGKPLTSGHIALQSEGQPIDFRNIRIKKLPGNR, from the coding sequence ATGAAAAAACTTTGGATCGGCCTCCTGGCCTGTATTGCACTCACCGCATCCTCCCCCGCTCCCGGCGACGGCGAATGGATTTCGCTGTTCAACGGCAAAAACCTGAAAAACTGGACTGTCAAGATCCACCATCACCCTGTGGGCAAGAACTTCGGGAATACTTTCCGGGTGAAAGACGGCGTCATCCAGGTGCGGTACGACCAGTACGGCGATTTCAACGAACAATATGGGCACTTGTACTATAACACGCCTTTCTCCCATTATCACCTGCAGATGGAATACCGCTTCACCGGTGAATGGGAAAAAACGGCGCCTTCCTACACCATACTCAACAGCGGCGTAATGTTCCATTCACAAGACCCGCGCACCATGCCGGTGGAGCAGGACTGGCCGATATCGGTGGAAATGCAGTTTCTGGCGGGCCTGGGCGACGGACAGCCGCGCCCCACGGGCAACATGTGCTCCCCCGGCACCAACATCGTTTACCAGGGCAAATTCAATACCCAGCATTGCATCAATTCCAGTTCCAAAACGTATGAAAAAGGTGAATGGGTGAAAGCGGAGCTGATCGTTTACGGTGATTCCCTCATCCAGCATATCATCAACGGCGACACGGTGCTGCAATACAGCAAGCCGTCCATTGGCGGGGAAGTAGCCAACCGCTACGATCCCGCGCAGAAAATCGACGGCAAGCCCCTCACCTCCGGCCACATCGCCCTGCAAAGCGAAGGCCAGCCCATCGATTTCCGGAACATCCGGATTAAAAAGCTGCCGGGTAACCGGTAA